Within Myceligenerans xiligouense, the genomic segment GCACGCGTTCGTCGTCTCCGACGCCGGCCATCGCGGAATTCTGGTGCACCTCGGGATCGACACCGTCCAGCTCGGCGGCACGGGATTCACCGTGCACGTCGCCAAGGGGGACACGGTGAGGGCCGGCGAGCACCTGATCACGTGGTCGCCGTCCGACGTCGCCGCCGGCGGGAGGTCGCCCCTGGTGCCGGTCGTCGCCCTGGAGGTCCCGGCGGGCGGGCTCGACGTCCTGGTCGCACCGGGCGAACGGGTGGTGGCGGGCGCGGTGCCCGCGACGCCGCTGCTCCGCGTTCCCTGACCGTTCCCGGGCGGCGAC encodes:
- a CDS encoding PTS sugar transporter subunit IIA, whose product is MALTVLSPVSGTVVTMADVPDPVFAEGMVGPGIAVDPDLDGAASIAVAPIDGTMAALHPHAFVVSDAGHRGILVHLGIDTVQLGGTGFTVHVAKGDTVRAGEHLITWSPSDVAAGGRSPLVPVVALEVPAGGLDVLVAPGERVVAGAVPATPLLRVP